From the Bacteroidota bacterium genome, the window GCATTTACCCGTGCAGTAAATCGCTTGTATATTGTGTGTGAAATGCCAGGATCTTACAAAAAACTGGCGAACTATTATGTTGATTATTTAAAGCATAGCTCACTTTGGATTGACACAGAATCAAGCTTTACAATTGGAACAAAGCAGAAAAAGATTAGTGTAAACTCTTCGCCGGATGTTATTTCGATTGCATATTTGAAAGGAAGTAGCAATAGTGATTGGCGAAAACGTTTGCGACTGAGTGATGCCTCTGTAATTACAAAAGAGGAGCAAGCAAGCCAATCTGAACGAGAATATGGAAATTTAATGCATGCGGCATTGGCCCTAATGACTGATTCTACCAAACTTTCGAGTGCAATTGAACAACTTATTTTAAGTGGTATGATGACACAAGAAGAGTCCTTGTTCCTGAATAAAAAGCTAACTTCCTTGTTAAATAATTCATCCATTGCTCCATTTTTCGCACCCGGTTTAACAGTAAAAATGGAAGCAGAAATACTTCTACCAGGTACAAAAACCTATCGCCCTGATAGGGTTGTTTTTTATCCTGAAAAGGTGGTTGTATTGGATTATAAAACAGGTGTTCAACTTGAAAAGCATAAAACTCAATTGCTAAATTATGTTTCAATACTACGCCAAATGGGGCATTCGGCTATTTCAAGTTATTTAATTTATACCGAAAGCGAAAAATTGCTTGAAGTTGAATAATTGCAGCGGAAAGGAAAAAATATTTTTATCTTCGCAGACCTTTTTTTTGAAGCATAAAGAGGGATTCTAATAGAGTTAAATTCAAAATCTTAATTTAAAAAAATGAACAAAAAAATTTCACAATCATTCATCGCTTTTAGCGCAGTCGCAAGCTTATTATTAACAGCCTGCGGCACCGATACTAAAAAGGAGAATGCCGAAACTTCAGGATTTGTGGCTTTTGATAAAGCAAACTTTGATACCACAGTAAAACCAGGCGATGATTTTTATCAATATGCCAATGGTGGATGGTTAAAAAAGGGAGAAATTCCAGCATCTGAATCACGTTGGGGTAGTTTTGACATGTTAAATGATAACATTAAGAAAAACCTGCATATACTGCTTGACGAAGCTGCTGCAAATAAAAATGCGAAACCGGGAAGTATTGAACAAAAGGTTGGAGATTTTTTTGCTGTAGCGATGGATTCGGTAAAATTAAATGCTGATGGAGTAAAGCCATTAGAGGCAGAATTAGCGAAAATTGATGCTATTAAAACATCTGCGGATTTAGTTGCCGAAATTGCACATTTACATAAAACAGGTAGCGGTTCATTTTTCGCTGCATTTGTGAACCAGGATGCTAAGAAGAGTGATGAATTGATAGTTCAAATTTATCAAGCCGGATTAGGTTTACCTGACCGTGATTATTATACAAAAACTGATGCTGAATCAAAGGCAATACAAGAGGCATATTTGGCGCATGTTAAAAGTACACTTGTCTTAGCTGGGCAAGATGAAAAGTCAGCCGCTGCTGATGCCATGGCAATTATGAAACTGGAAACAGAGTTAGCAAAAGCTTCTAAAACACGTGTTGAACAAAGAGACCCAGAAGCCAATTACCATAAAATGACAATTGAGGAATTAGTAAAATTAACTCCTTCATTTGACTGGAAAGCTTACTTCTCAGCTAATGGCTTTCCTGCAATCACTGAATTAGTAGTATCACAACCTGAATTTCTAAAAGCTGTAGACAAGCAAATTAAATCCACACCAATGCCTGTACTTAAGGCTTATGCTAAGTGGAATTTGTTAAATAGCTACGCCGATTATTTGAGCGATGATTTTGTTATACAAAATTTTGATTTTTATGGCAAGACATTAACTGGAGCTAAAGAGATGAAGCCTCGTTGGAAACGTGCTTTACGTGAAACTGATGCTGCAATTGGAGAAGCTTTAGGTCAATTGTACGTTGCAAAACATTTTAGTGCAAATGCTAAGAAGCGCATCAACGAATTGGTTGATAATTTAATGAGTGCTTACAAAGAGCGCTTATCTCAATTGGAATGGATGAGTCCGGAAACTCGCAGCAAAGCTTTGGAAAAATTAGCAGCCATTGATCGCAAATTAAGTTTCCCTGATACTTGGAGAGATTATACAAAATTGGAAATTAAGCGTGAATCTTATGTGCAGAATGTAATGAATGCTCAAGCATTTTTGTTTGAACGCAACATAAACAAATTAGGTAAACCTGTTGATCGTACTGAATGGCTAATGAGTCCTCAAACTGTGAATGCTTATTACGATCCAAGTAAAAATGAAATTGTGTTCCCTTGCGGTATAATGCAGTTTCCATTTTTTGACGAAAATGCTGATGACGCCTTTAATTATGGAGGAATTGGTGCAGTTATCGGACATGAAATTACCCATGGTTTTGATGATGAAGGTAGCCAGTACGATGCAAAAGGAAATTTGAATAATTGGTTTACAGTTGAAGACAAGGCTAAATTTAAAGAGCGTACCTCAGGCATTGTTAAACAATTTAATAATTATGTTGCCATTGATACCATGCATGTAAATGGTGCTTTAACACAAGGCGAGAACATTGCCGATTTAGGAGGAGTAAGTATTTCATTTGCTGCATTGCAAAAAGCATTAGCAGGTAAGGAGAAAGAAAAAATTGACGGGTTTACACCTGAACAACGTTTCTTTTTAAATTATGCTCAAGTATGGCGTGGTTTATACCGCGATGAAGCTTTAAAGCGTCAGTTGCAAACTAATCCACATTCACCTGGTAAATTCCGTACACTTGGACCATTAAGCAATTTTCAACCTTTTTATGATGCATTTGGTGTAAAAGAAGGCGATAAAATGTATGTTGCCGATAAGGACCGCGTAAAGATTTGGTAGATTTTTTTCATGTGTTAAGTTTAAACAACCTGTTTCAGCAATGAAGCAGGTTGTTTTTTTTATACTATTTTTTTATTGATAGTCTCATTGTATTGCTTGATATGCTTCATCAAATTAGCCCGGTAAAAGCTTTTGGAAAAAAGTGATGTCTGCATCAAGCAAAGTAAATCTACTTCTTACTTAGTAAAAACTATTAAACAATAAATGCCTTTCATAAAGCAATTTAAAAAAGCACTATCGATTTTTTTTAAACACCTCCAACTACTGAACTATAAATTTCATTCTATAAAATTCCCCATCAATAGTGGCTTCCAGTATATATACTCCCGAACTGAGTTGGACTTCAGGTTGAATTAAAATACCCTTTTCATGCTCAATTGACAGATTGTTAGAATAAACTTTTTGGCCAAAAGTGTTGTAAATGCTATATTGTAGTGATATCACTTCGCTTAATGCACCATCAATTTCAATTGTAAAAGGCTGAGCTGCCACAACAGGATTAGGGTAAATTGTCACATTGTTTGTAGGTGATTGATTGTCGAAGTAATCCTCAAAAGAATAAGCTGCTAATCTAGGAACCGAAGCACCTGTGGTAATTTGACACACAGGTCCATATGCACTCCAAACACTACCTGCATAACTTGCTACTTCAACATCGTAAGTAGTATTCGGTTGCATGTTTAGTTGATTGCAACATAATTGTGTCCAACTAAAACGCCAATCATTTGCTCCTGAATTGCGTAAAAAGGTTTTGTCGTATCCGCTAGCATTGCTAATGTGGTAGCGATAATTGCTTGCTCCGGCAACAGCTGTTATAAATACTTGAGTAGTAAAAGAAGGCAATAAATAATTGCAATAAGCAGTTTGCAAAGAAGTTAAAGGGGCAGCTGAAACACTCAATTGGCAAACACTTCCAAAAAGTCCCCAAACACCTCCAACCTTAGCTCTTACTTCCACATCATAGGTAGTTGCGTATCTAATTCCACCACTTGCAGAAGGCAACCAATTAAGTTGATAATCAGTTAACGAATTACCTCGAGTTCCAGATTGACTATAACCAAGTGCAGTATTACTTATTCGGTATTCATAGTCTGTTGCACCCGGTACAGGGATACAATAGAATTTTGAAGTTAGATTCGTAAGTGTTGAACCACAAAATAAATTCGATAATTGTGTTGTTGGCATTCCACTAAGTGTAACTGAACATGCGGGGCCAAATGTTCCCCATTCACCTTGTTGTAAAGCTGTTTTACCAACTAAAGCTCTCACTTGAATGTTGTAGCTATATCCATAGGGTAAACCTTGCACAGGAGGTGTTGAGGAATATGCCCAACTTAGTTTATAATCGTTCAAAGAGGAACCTCTCTGCCAAGTATGATCATATCCGAGTAAAGAATTTTCGATACGGTATTCATAATCATTGGCTCCGGAAATACTATCGCAAAATAATGGAGTATATAAGGAAGTAATAGAACTACCACAAGATCCTACTCGTAATTGAGTTTGTGGAAAAGCTCCCAAACTAACTGTACAAGAGGCTCCATATTCGCTCCATACTCCATTTCGTTGAAAGGCGACAGAAACATCATAATTATTTCCATAAATAACCCCAGGTGCCCATTTCAGTCGAAAATCATTCAATGCTAAGTTTCGTGTAAATTCATAATTGAAGCTACTTGCGCTGTTTACTAATTTATACCGATAATTGCTGGCTCCATAAACAGGGGTGGCATAAATAACATCGTTAAGCGAATTTAGTGTGCTGCATGAACTGGTTTGCAATTGAGTAACGGTTACTTCCTTTACCGAAATATCGTCGATATACAAATTGCCTTGAGCCGCAGCACTGTGTGCATAAAATCCAAAGTAATAGATACCACTTAGTGGAGCAATAAAATCAGTTGCTGAATCTTTTACATATAGTTGATTCGTGATATTGCTTTTTGAATAAATTGGAGCAGTTGCAAGCATATCAAATGAATTTGTAGTGTTGCCGGCATAAACTTGAAATTGCTCGCTGGTATTGGGATTGCTGCTCATGTACCAAAATGAAAGACGGTAAAGTTTACCTGCCTGCAAATGTAAAGGAGCAGAATAAAACCAATCATTTTTGGCAATTGCACTGTTACTATTTGCTTGTATGGCCATGTGATTATTTCCACTGTGAGGGGCATTAGTAGCTGTTTCCCATTGTTCATCATCAGGAGGATAATTATCGTTATTAATGCTCATTCCGCAAAACAAAGCAGGAGGAGATGCATTTTCAAAACCATACTCATAAGGAATACCCAATTGCGGTGAAAATGGGCTGATATTGCCTGAATTAAATGTTACGTTAATGGTGTCTGAAAAAGCTGTACAACCATTAAGGTCGGTATCACTCACTCTGTAGGTGCCAGGTTGGGTAACAAGTATACTTTGAGTTGTTTCAAGAGTTGACCACAAAATGGAAGTTCCTGGAGAAGAAGTAAGCGTAACACTACCACCCCTGCATAAAAAAATTGGTCCATTTGCGATGATTAAAGGTACCGGTGGTCCTGGAGTTGGGTTAACATTTACAGTTACACTTATGCATACGGTTGTTCCACAAGGTCCGGTATAGCGAACAAAATATGTGGTTGTAACTAGCGGAGATACAGAAATGCTATTGCCTGTGCCTAATAAGGTTCCACCGCATGAACCACTAAACCACTGGGTGGATCCACCTGTGCCAGGATTCCCGCCAGTTACAGTAAGTGTTGTAGCCCCACCTATACAAATACTAGTTGTGCCTGTTATTTGTGTAGGAGGCGATTGATTGGATACAACGTTAATTTGAAAAGTACAACTAGCGGTGTTACCAGATAAGTCCGTTGCCGTTAGTGTAATTGGATGGCTACCAACACCCAGTATTGTACCGGGTGCAGGAACTTGTGTTATACTTGCAATGCCACAGTTATCCGAAGCTTGAGCTCCATTAAATGATGCCTGAAGCGCAAAATTCACATTTCCCCAACTTGCATTTTGACCATTGTTCGGGATGCTAAGCGAATAATTTATACTGTTGCCGGGTGCCGGAGTATTAAAATTTTGGCATACTTGCGTGCTGCAACTTTTTACCGGTATACAATTCGTTCCATCGTCTTCGTAAGGATTAAAACAAACCTGAACCGAAGCCGGATAATTGCCAATACTGTATTGTTGTGAAAATTGTAAGAAGGGAGGATTGTTATAACAAATTCCATTTTGCGGATAATTAATATAGGAAAGTCCGTTTACCCTCACAGCCCATTGTGGTTCAGGAGCACCTTGTAGAAATCCATCGGTGCAATTGGTTCCCGAATTTCCGCTGGTAACGGTAAGGTTTAAATTTACTGCATTAGAAACAGTATAATCCGCAAGCACATGCTGGCAATTATTATTTATTGTAACATTTGCCGGACAGGTTATTACCGGAGGCGTAACATCCACCACATTAACCTGGAAAGTACATGGAGTAGTGTTTCCGGAAGGGTCGCTAGCAATTAATGTTACTGCTTGTGTACCAACACCAAGTATTGTTCCCGGTGGAGGTGATTGAGTAATGGTAACCGGACCGCAATTATCGCTTGCAATGGGAATCGCAGCAGAAGCTTGTAATGTAAATGTAACCGTACCCCAACTAGCATTTTGACCATTATTTGGAATAGTAAGTGTGTAGGTTAAACTATTACCTGGAGCAGGTGTAGCATAATTTTGACATACTTGCACACTGCAACTCTTAACCGGTACACACCCGTTACCATCATCTTCATAGGGATTAAAACAAACTTGAACAGTAGCAGGGTAATTTCCAAGATTGTATTGTTGAGTAAACTGCAAAAAGGGTGGATTGGTATAGCATAAACCCATTTGCGGGTAGTTCGTATAAGCTTGTCCATTTACTCGCAGTGCCCATTGAGGATCAGGTGCACCTTGCAAAAACGGGTCGGTACATGCAGTGCCTGAAGAGCCACTATTTACAGTTAAGGATAAATTTACTGTTGCGCCAAGAGTATAATTTCCTAATACCGCCTGACAAAGATTATCTACGTTAAGAGTTGTGGTAGGAGGGCATAAAATGGTGGGTGGTGTTATATCCAAAACGGTTATAGTAAAGCTACACGTATCGGTTCCAGAAGCATCTCCTGCAATGAGCGTAACGGTTGTAATACCTAAATTGAAGGTACTTCCGCTTCCGGTTCCTATGCCATTTCCAATGGTTGCACCAGTAAATGCATAAATTACAAAGGGAGGAGGTATACCATTTAATGTCGGTGTATAAACAACAACTGCATTGCAGTTTGCTTTTTCAGATACGATGGTATCATTTGGGCACGTTATGAAACTAAAAAGTGCGGATTGTTTTGAATGTGCTTGGCTAGTAAAATACAATGAAACCAAGAAAAGTAGGTACAGTTTTTTTTTCAAGTAATGCTTCATGACACATAAGTTTATTGTGCAATTTTGAAAAAGTAGTTAGATAGGAACCACTTCAAACTTACAAAATTTGTCGCATTAATCAGAACTAATTGAAGTTATTTTTTGAGGGCAATAAAACTGTCTACCTACTTAGCAGTCTATTATAAGTAGCACTAAAATTATACTAAAGTGGTTTGGATTTTCAGCTTTAAATTGAACAGTAATCATTACACTATCGAATGCAATGTGTTTCATTACTAACAATAAATGGTTTAATTAAGAATTGGGTATACTTGTTCTGTTCACCCATTTATCAATTAAAGGAAATTATTTAAAAAAATTAAGATAAACGAAAACGGCTAATCCCATAGAAACAAATGTAAGGAGGAATATAGAAAGTAGTTTACCCACTCTTAATTCATGCACCATGTAGTGTAGAGGAAAAATGAGGATTCCATATACTAGCTCACCAACTTTTTTTCGTGATTTCCTTCCTTTCAAAACAAAATCAGTGGCACCATTGCGAAAAGATTCGATAGCAGCACTAATATTTTCATTCGAGCTAAGCATAATCACCTCAGTTTTCGAATTTATTTTTTTAATAGCTTTTAAAACGTCGTTCGCATTTTCATTCGCCGATTCATTGTCAAGAATTACTATGCTCGTATTTGATCCAATATGCTTCAAAGCACTGTCACTGTTATAAAAAGATGAAATATTTAAGCTATTTCCAAAACGAGCAATAAGGTATTTTCGAAGTTCCTTTACTGAAACACTGTTTTTATCTATTATGATTAAATTAAGAATACTTGCAATCATTTTTTCTACGAGTTAAGTGAATGAATGTTTATTGTTATAATTTAAATTATCGAAAAGCAAAGAGCTTTCATTAATAAATTTTTGATCACATTTGATACAAAAAATTACCAGCTTTGCCGCAAGCATTGCAGGTAATTTTCTATTGATTTTTAAATTTTATAGGTTGCAGGGCTTAAAGCTAAAATTACTTTTTAACATTGTTTACGGTAAGGTCTTTGAATGCTTTTCCCATTTCTTCCATGTCGTGATTGAATTCAGATTTAAAAGCATTCCAATTGTCTTTTCCATCTTCCTTATACTCGTTCATTTTTTGTTTCAAACCTTTGTTTTTTTCATCTAGCTCAGCAATTCTTTTAGTGTAAGCAGCTTTCGCGTCTTTTTTTTCGTTGCTAATTTTTAGTTTAAAAGCAGCCAAATCTTTTTCATTTTGTTCAATTTTTTCGGCTGTTTCTTTACGGTAATTTTCCACATCGGCCAGGTATTCCTCATTAGCTTTAGCTAATTCTGCTTGTGCGTTTGTAACGTTTTCCTGAGCCGTATCTACTTTTTTTTCGGGACTGCTGCAACTGGTAAGTACTACAAAGGAAATAA encodes:
- a CDS encoding peptidase M23, with the translated sequence MKISILSVTAASIISFVVLTSCSSPEKKVDTAQENVTNAQAELAKANEEYLADVENYRKETAEKIEQNEKDLAAFKLKISNEKKDAKAAYTKRIAELDEKNKGLKQKMNEYKEDGKDNWNAFKSEFNHDMEEMGKAFKDLTVNNVKK
- a CDS encoding HYR domain-containing protein; amino-acid sequence: MKKKLYLLFLVSLYFTSQAHSKQSALFSFITCPNDTIVSEKANCNAVVVYTPTLNGIPPPFVIYAFTGATIGNGIGTGSGSTFNLGITTVTLIAGDASGTDTCSFTITVLDITPPTILCPPTTTLNVDNLCQAVLGNYTLGATVNLSLTVNSGSSGTACTDPFLQGAPDPQWALRVNGQAYTNYPQMGLCYTNPPFLQFTQQYNLGNYPATVQVCFNPYEDDGNGCVPVKSCSVQVCQNYATPAPGNSLTYTLTIPNNGQNASWGTVTFTLQASAAIPIASDNCGPVTITQSPPPGTILGVGTQAVTLIASDPSGNTTPCTFQVNVVDVTPPVITCPANVTINNNCQHVLADYTVSNAVNLNLTVTSGNSGTNCTDGFLQGAPEPQWAVRVNGLSYINYPQNGICYNNPPFLQFSQQYSIGNYPASVQVCFNPYEDDGTNCIPVKSCSTQVCQNFNTPAPGNSINYSLSIPNNGQNASWGNVNFALQASFNGAQASDNCGIASITQVPAPGTILGVGSHPITLTATDLSGNTASCTFQINVVSNQSPPTQITGTTSICIGGATTLTVTGGNPGTGGSTQWFSGSCGGTLLGTGNSISVSPLVTTTYFVRYTGPCGTTVCISVTVNVNPTPGPPVPLIIANGPIFLCRGGSVTLTSSPGTSILWSTLETTQSILVTQPGTYRVSDTDLNGCTAFSDTINVTFNSGNISPFSPQLGIPYEYGFENASPPALFCGMSINNDNYPPDDEQWETATNAPHSGNNHMAIQANSNSAIAKNDWFYSAPLHLQAGKLYRLSFWYMSSNPNTSEQFQVYAGNTTNSFDMLATAPIYSKSNITNQLYVKDSATDFIAPLSGIYYFGFYAHSAAAQGNLYIDDISVKEVTVTQLQTSSCSTLNSLNDVIYATPVYGASNYRYKLVNSASSFNYEFTRNLALNDFRLKWAPGVIYGNNYDVSVAFQRNGVWSEYGASCTVSLGAFPQTQLRVGSCGSSITSLYTPLFCDSISGANDYEYRIENSLLGYDHTWQRGSSLNDYKLSWAYSSTPPVQGLPYGYSYNIQVRALVGKTALQQGEWGTFGPACSVTLSGMPTTQLSNLFCGSTLTNLTSKFYCIPVPGATDYEYRISNTALGYSQSGTRGNSLTDYQLNWLPSASGGIRYATTYDVEVRAKVGGVWGLFGSVCQLSVSAAPLTSLQTAYCNYLLPSFTTQVFITAVAGASNYRYHISNASGYDKTFLRNSGANDWRFSWTQLCCNQLNMQPNTTYDVEVASYAGSVWSAYGPVCQITTGASVPRLAAYSFEDYFDNQSPTNNVTIYPNPVVAAQPFTIEIDGALSEVISLQYSIYNTFGQKVYSNNLSIEHEKGILIQPEVQLSSGVYILEATIDGEFYRMKFIVQ
- a CDS encoding response regulator; amino-acid sequence: MIASILNLIIIDKNSVSVKELRKYLIARFGNSLNISSFYNSDSALKHIGSNTSIVILDNESANENANDVLKAIKKINSKTEVIMLSSNENISAAIESFRNGATDFVLKGRKSRKKVGELVYGILIFPLHYMVHELRVGKLLSIFLLTFVSMGLAVFVYLNFFK
- a CDS encoding M13 family metallopeptidase, which gives rise to MNKKISQSFIAFSAVASLLLTACGTDTKKENAETSGFVAFDKANFDTTVKPGDDFYQYANGGWLKKGEIPASESRWGSFDMLNDNIKKNLHILLDEAAANKNAKPGSIEQKVGDFFAVAMDSVKLNADGVKPLEAELAKIDAIKTSADLVAEIAHLHKTGSGSFFAAFVNQDAKKSDELIVQIYQAGLGLPDRDYYTKTDAESKAIQEAYLAHVKSTLVLAGQDEKSAAADAMAIMKLETELAKASKTRVEQRDPEANYHKMTIEELVKLTPSFDWKAYFSANGFPAITELVVSQPEFLKAVDKQIKSTPMPVLKAYAKWNLLNSYADYLSDDFVIQNFDFYGKTLTGAKEMKPRWKRALRETDAAIGEALGQLYVAKHFSANAKKRINELVDNLMSAYKERLSQLEWMSPETRSKALEKLAAIDRKLSFPDTWRDYTKLEIKRESYVQNVMNAQAFLFERNINKLGKPVDRTEWLMSPQTVNAYYDPSKNEIVFPCGIMQFPFFDENADDAFNYGGIGAVIGHEITHGFDDEGSQYDAKGNLNNWFTVEDKAKFKERTSGIVKQFNNYVAIDTMHVNGALTQGENIADLGGVSISFAALQKALAGKEKEKIDGFTPEQRFFLNYAQVWRGLYRDEALKRQLQTNPHSPGKFRTLGPLSNFQPFYDAFGVKEGDKMYVADKDRVKIW